A DNA window from Anser cygnoides isolate HZ-2024a breed goose chromosome 21, Taihu_goose_T2T_genome, whole genome shotgun sequence contains the following coding sequences:
- the PHLDB1 gene encoding pleckstrin homology-like domain family B member 1 isoform X1 gives MLGSVVHPRAGSSCRPRQHVGDVGTLPRRLPLSTRTRTGWQPVPGIGRCLRAGTMEASSRTVASPTRRVQTIIQNSPLDLIDTGKGLKVQTEKPHLVSLGSGRLSTAITLLPLEEGRTTIGTAAKDIVLQGPGLAPEHCYIENARGTLTLHPCGNACTIDGVKIQRPTRLTQGCTICLGQATFLRFNHPAEAKWMKSMIPAGGRSPAAIYGLPAKPEALVNGSRQLPLHELAAGERAQPSHSSLVSSIEKDLQDIMDSLVLEEPASPGKKPSHRGQSPLCSMVNGGGRCLLSPPLSPGATSGGSSYENASPPFSPLSSPTSSGGYASHSPSSQEQGPAVPPVVPLRSSSYNHTVQPPPQRLPALPYGGHGETRPAESPRAWQAVPDSPAAPISIGLGEHRAGSPRAQPSGSPRLAPRTLGSSVPRARAALQERPPSPFREPRDPLAPSPVRQPAARVLPDAAGPAHGSQSSRGLQPPESPRAARRTVESMRELPPLSPSLSRRAASPRAAPDAPSPQPRLGREVPGSPRTRRKGHDEPSPAAGRSSRAGSPSSPLLAEPAPRRPSFGSCLSPAYSLGSLAMPSPRQSPRAQRKLSGDMRLPAGVRERKNSITEISDNEDDLLEYHRRQREERMREQEMERLERQRLETILNLCAEYTKTGGAELGDAPQLLAGDVDAGRQAPRGAGTAGLGCAPEELGVLRQRESLERSDEENLKEECSSTESTHHEHEELVGPRAKEAHRLEEERACVLSRLDELKGHVKDLEQQLQEMLREAEIERALLQGERESEAVRLQQEQEVVQQLQEKLSSLDASIQKERDKERAKVDAERKELEKLRALYNESKSHLDNCPESMREQLREQMRREAEALETETKLFEDLEFQQLERESRLEEERETRSQQLLQSRAEYHRSIAHRKDRVAALDAQAAQIHLQSAQEAERLAKERNNVLQLLQKENEKLVSLERRYQLVTGGRSFPKMSSALKEETLQISEPYELLEGTKPLSPLPGAAASLASPAHSYPKTQEEYMRLSDVFRFYSNAYGSSLDTKASAAAPAAAQRSFLLAVPSAANEYVTVEQLSGILCSVCAPAASPLGRAPPAPSSPGCGPPPPPSVLALSSPSISAEMEKQLPGGPAWLPPLDLEKWYQEVMAGFETSSSPISPCSSPPPLPAKAHSSQKSLQVYRAKMEGDSGALPPRMKSSTPSSSQLNIAMLGRSPSPKGPPHAQSHAGSLPRNLAATLQDIETKRQLALQQKADPLSAEPLQPGDVPGQQVIEEQKRRLAELKQKAAAEAQSQWEALHGQPPFPTSYPPLMHHSILHHHHAHSVGPRAEELDHAYDTLSLESSDSMETSISTGNNSACSPDNMSSASGMDTGKIEEMEKMLKEAHAEKSRLMESREREMELRRQALEDERRRREQLERQLQDETTRRQKLVEKEVKLREKHFSQARPLTRYLPIRKEDFDLRLHIESSGHSVDTCYHVILTEKMCKGYLVKMGGKIKSWKKRWFVFDRMKRTVSYYVDKHETKLKGVIYFQAIEEVYYDHLRSAAKKGLFILSLVNSPNPALTFCVKTHDRLYYVVAPSAEAMRIWMDVIVTGAEGYTQFMS, from the exons ATGCTGGGGAGCGTGGTCCACCCACGTGCGGGCAGCAGTTGCCGGCCCCGGCAGCAtgtgggggatgtggggacccTGCCACGGAGGCTCCCGCTCAGCACCCGCACTAGGACCGGGTGGCAG CCCGTGCCTGGTATCGGCAGGTGCCTGCGTGCGGGCACCATGGAAGCATCCAGCAGGACCGTCGCCAGCCCAACCCGCAGGGTCCAGACCATCATCCAG AACAGCCCCCTGGACCTGATAGACACAGGCAAGGGGCTGAAGGTGCAGACGGAGAAGCCACACTTGGTGAGCCTGGGCAGCGGCCGCCTGAGCACTGCCATCACGCTGCTGCCCCTGGAGGAAG GGAGGACCACGATTGGCACGGCTGCGAAGGACATCGTCCTTCAGGGCCCTGGGCTGGCACCTGAGCACTGCTACATCGAGAACGCACGGGGGACGCTCACCCTGCACCCCTGTGGCAACGCCTGCACCATCGACGGAGTGAAGATCCAGCGGCCCACGCGCCTCACCCAAG GTTGCACCATCTGCCTGGGCCAGGCGACCTTCCTGCGCTTCAACCATCCTGCTGAAGCCAAGTGGATGAAGAGCATGATCCCGGCAGGGGGCAGGAGCCCCGCAGCCATCTATGGACTGCCAGCAA agcccGAGGCCCTGGTGAACGGCAGCCGCCAGCTGCCCCTGCACGAGCTGGCAGCGGGGGAGCGCGCCCAGCCCAGCCACAGCTCCCTGGTGAGCTCCATCGAGAAGGACCTGCAGGACATCATGGACTcgctggtgctggaggagccGGCGTCCCCTGGCAAGAAGCCGTCTCACCGCGGCCAGTCCCCACTGTGCTCCATGGTGAATGGGGGTGGGCGCTGCCTCCTGTCCCCCCCGCTGAGCCCCGGCGCCACCTCGGGGGGCTCCAGCTACGAGAACGCCTCCCCGCCCTTCTCGCCGCTCTCCTCGCCCACCAGCAGCGGTGGCTATGCCAGCCATTCacccagcagccaggagcaggggccGGCCGTGCCCCCTGTCGTGCCGCTCCGCTCCTCCAGCTACAACCACACCGTGCagccccccccgcagcgcctGCCGGCACTGCCCTATGGGGGCCACGGCGAGACGCGGCCGGCAGAGAGCCCCCGCGCTTGGCAGGCCGTCCCGGacagccccgcggcccccatCTCCATCGGCCTCGGGGAGCACAGGGCAGGCAGCCCCCGCGCCCAGCCGTCTGGGAGCCCCCGCCTGGCCCCCAGGACCCTGGGCTCCTCGGTGCCACGGGCAcgggcagccctgcaggagcggccccccagccccttcagGGAGCCGAGGGACCCCCtagcccccagccctgtccgGCAGCCCGCAGCCAGGGTTCTCCCAGATGCTGCAGGGCCGGCACACGGCAGCCAGAGCAGCcgtgggctgcagccccccgagaGCCCGCGGGCAGCCCGGAGGACTGTGGAGAGCATGCGGGAGCTGCCTCCGCTAAGCCCCTCCTTGTCGCGCAGGGCTGCcagcccccgggcagccccagatgccccctccccacagccccggcTGGGCAGAGAGGTTCCTGGGAGCCCCCGCACCAGGCGCAAGGGCCACGACGAGCCGAGCCCcgcagcagggaggagcagcagggctgggagcccctCGTCTCCGCTGTTGGCAGagccagccccgcgccgccccaGCTTTGGCTCCTGCCTGAGCCCTGCATACAGCCTGGGCTCCCTGGCCATGCCCTCACCCCGGCAGAGCCCCCGCGCCCAGCGGAAGCTGTCGGGGGACATGCGGCTGCCAGCGGGTGTGCGGGAACGCAAGAACAGCATCACCGAGATCAGCGACAATGAggacgacctgctggagtaCCACCGGCGGCAGCGCGAGGAGCGGATGCGGGAGCAGGAGATGGAGCGCCTG GAGCGGCAGCGCCTGGAGACTATCCTGAACCTCTGTGCCGAGTACACCAAGACGGGTGGCGCGGAGCTGGGTGATGcaccccagctcctggctggggaTGTGGATGCTGGCCGGCAGGCACCCAGGGGCGCTGGCACcgcagggctgggctgtgccCCGGAGGAGCTGGGCGTGCTGCGGCAGAGGGAGAGCCTGGAGAGGTCGGATGAGGAGAACCTGAAAGAAGAGTGTAGCAGCACTGAGAGCACCCACCACGAg CATGAGGAGCTGGTGGGCCCCCGGGCCAAGGAGGCACACCGGCTGGAGGAGGAGCGAGCCTGCGTGCTCAGTCGCCTGGACGAGCTGAAAGGCCATGTCAAGgacctggagcagcagctgcaggagatgTTGCGAGAG GCGGAGATTGAGCGGGCTCTGCTGCAGGGCGAGCGGGAGTCGGAGGCGGtgcggctgcagcaggagcaggaggtggtgcagcagctgcaggagaagctCTCCAGCCTGGACGCCAGCATCCAGAAGGAGCGGGACAAG GAAAGGGCAAAGGTTGATGCTGAAAGGAAGGAGCTAGAGAAACTCCGGGCGCTTTACAATGAGTCGAAGAGCCACCTTGATAACTGCCCTGAGTCTATGCGGGAGCAGTTGCGGGAGCAGATGCGAAGG GAAGCAGAGGCCCTGGAGACGGAGACCAAGCTGTTTGAGGACCTGGAGttccagcagctggagagggAGAGCCGGCTCGAGGAGGAGCGTGAGACAcggagccagcagctgctgcagagcagggctgagtACCATCGCAGCATTGCCCACAGGAAG GACCGGGTGGCTGCCCTGGATGCTCAGGCTGCCCAGATCCATCTGCAGAGTGCCCAGGAGGCTGAACGCCTGGCCAAGGAGAGGAACAacgtcctgcagctcctgcagaag GAGAATGAGAAGCTTGTGTCTCTGGAGAGGCGATACCAGCTCGTCACAGGTGGCAGGAGCTTCCCCAAGATGTCATCAGCACTCAAAGAG GAAACCCTCCAAATCTCAGAGCCTTATGAGCTGTTAGAGGGAACTAAGCCCCTGAGCCCcctgccaggagcagctgccTCCTTAGCTTCTCCTGCCCACTCCTACCCCAAGACACAAGAG GAGTACATGAGGCTGTCTGACGTTTTCAGGTTCTACAGCAATGCATATGGCTCCAGCCTGGACACtaaagcttctgctgctgcccctgctgctgctcaacGCTCTTTCTTGCTTGCTGTACCCTCTGCAGCCAACGAG TACGTGACCGTTGAGCAGCTCTCGGGGATCCTGTGCAGCGTCTGTGCCCCTGCCGCTTCCCCGCTGGGCCGtgcccctccagctccttcaTCCCCAGGCTGcggtcctcctcctcctccttctgtgctggctctctcttctccttccatCTCCGCAGAG ATGGAGAAGCAGCTTCCAGGGGGCCCAGCGTGGCTCCCGCCTCTTGATTTAGAGAAGTGGTACCAGGAGGTCATGGCTGGCTTTGAGACCTCCTCCTCCCCTATCTCTCCTtgttcttcccctcctccactTCCAGCTAAAGCTCACTCTTCTCAAAAGTCTCTCCAG GTTTATCGTGCCAAAATGGAGGGCGACAGCGGTGCGCTCCCCCCTCGGATGAAGAGCAGCACCCCGTCATCCTCGCAGCTCAATATCGCCATGCTGGGGCGCAGCCCCTCACCCAAG ggccCCCCGCACGCCCAGAGCCACGCAGGCAGCTTGCCACGCAACCTGGCGGCCACGCTGCAGGACATCGAGACCAAGCGCcagctggccctgcagcagAAGG CTGACCCACTCTCAGCAGAGCCCTTGCAGCCAGGCGATGTACCAG GTCAGCAGGTGATCGAGGAGCAGAAGCGGCGCCTGGCAGAGCTGAAGCAGAAAGCGGCAGCTGAGGCTCAGTCACAGTGGGAAGCCCTGCACGGGCAacctcccttccccacctcctaCCCCCCGCTCATGCATCACTCCATCCTCCATCACCACCATGCCCACAGCGTGGGGCCCCGGGCTGAGGAGCTGGACCACGCGTATGACACCCTCAGCCTGGAGAGCTCGGACAGCATGGAGACCAGCATCTCCACAGGCAACAACTCGGCCTGCTCACCCGATAACATGTCCAG CGCAAGCGGGATGGACACAGGAAAGATTGAGGAGATGGAGAAGATGCTGAAGGAGGCGCACGCCGAGAAGTCGCGGCTCATGGAGTCCCGG gAACGGGAGATGGAGCTGCGGCGGCAGGCGCTGGAGGATGAGCGCCGGCGTCGGGAGCAGCTGGAGCGCCAGCTGCAGGACGAGACCACGCGCCGGCAGAAGCTAGTGGAGAAGGAGGTCAAGCTGCGGGAGAAGCACTTCTCACAG GCTCGGCCCCTGACACGGTACCTCCCCATCCGCAAGGAGGATTTTGACCTGCGGCTGCACATTGAGTCCTCAGGACACAGCGTGGACACCTGCTACCATGTCATCCTGACGGAGAAGATGTGCAAGGGCTACCTGGTTAAGATGGGGGGCAAGATAAAGTCTTGGAAGAAACGCTGGTTTGTCTTCGACCGCATGAAGCGCACAGTCTCCTACTACGTGG ATAAACACGAGACAAAGCTGAAGGGTGTCATCTACTTTCAAGCCATCGAAGAGGTTTACTACGACCACCTCCGCAGCGCTGCTAAG AAAGGACTTTTCATCCTCAGCCTGGTGAAT AGCCCCAACCCGGCGCTGACGTTCTGCGTGAAGACCCACGACCGCCTGTACTACGTGGTGGCCCCGTCGGCCGAGGCCATGCGCATCTGGATGGACGTCATCGTGACGGGGGCCGAGGGCTACACGCAGTTCATGAGCTGA
- the PHLDB1 gene encoding pleckstrin homology-like domain family B member 1 isoform X13, with amino-acid sequence MLGSVVHPRAGSSCRPRQHVGDVGTLPRRLPLSTRTRTGWQPVPGIGRCLRAGTMEASSRTVASPTRRVQTIIQNSPLDLIDTGKGLKVQTEKPHLVSLGSGRLSTAITLLPLEEGRTTIGTAAKDIVLQGPGLAPEHCYIENARGTLTLHPCGNACTIDGVKIQRPTRLTQGCTICLGQATFLRFNHPAEAKWMKSMIPAGGRSPAAIYGLPAKPEALVNGSRQLPLHELAAGERAQPSHSSLVSSIEKDLQDIMDSLVLEEPASPGKKPSHRGQSPLCSMVNGGGRCLLSPPLSPGATSGGSSYENASPPFSPLSSPTSSGGYASHSPSSQEQGPAVPPVVPLRSSSYNHTVQPPPQRLPALPYGGHGETRPAESPRAWQAVPDSPAAPISIGLGEHRAGSPRAQPSGSPRLAPRTLGSSVPRARAALQERPPSPFREPRDPLAPSPVRQPAARVLPDAAGPAHGSQSSRGLQPPESPRAARRTVESMRELPPLSPSLSRRAASPRAAPDAPSPQPRLGREVPGSPRTRRKGHDEPSPAAGRSSRAGSPSSPLLAEPAPRRPSFGSCLSPAYSLGSLAMPSPRQSPRAQRKLSGDMRLPAGVRERKNSITEISDNEDDLLEYHRRQREERMREQEMERLERQRLETILNLCAEYTKTGGAELGDAPQLLAGDVDAGRQAPRGAGTAGLGCAPEELGVLRQRESLERSDEENLKEECSSTESTHHEHEELVGPRAKEAHRLEEERACVLSRLDELKGHVKDLEQQLQEMLREAEIERALLQGERESEAVRLQQEQEVVQQLQEKLSSLDASIQKERDKERAKVDAERKELEKLRALYNESKSHLDNCPESMREQLREQMRREAEALETETKLFEDLEFQQLERESRLEEERETRSQQLLQSRAEYHRSIAHRKDRVAALDAQAAQIHLQSAQEAERLAKERNNVLQLLQKENEKLVSLERRYQLVTGGRSFPKMSSALKEVYRAKMEGDSGALPPRMKSSTPSSSQLNIAMLGRSPSPKGPPHAQSHAGSLPRNLAATLQDIETKRQLALQQKADPLSAEPLQPGDVPGQQVIEEQKRRLAELKQKAAAEAQSQWEALHGQPPFPTSYPPLMHHSILHHHHAHSVGPRAEELDHAYDTLSLESSDSMETSISTGNNSACSPDNMSSASGMDTGKIEEMEKMLKEAHAEKSRLMESREREMELRRQALEDERRRREQLERQLQDETTRRQKLVEKEVKLREKHFSQARPLTRYLPIRKEDFDLRLHIESSGHSVDTCYHVILTEKMCKGYLVKMGGKIKSWKKRWFVFDRMKRTVSYYVDKHETKLKGVIYFQAIEEVYYDHLRSAAKKGLFILSLVNSPNPALTFCVKTHDRLYYVVAPSAEAMRIWMDVIVTGAEGYTQFMS; translated from the exons ATGCTGGGGAGCGTGGTCCACCCACGTGCGGGCAGCAGTTGCCGGCCCCGGCAGCAtgtgggggatgtggggacccTGCCACGGAGGCTCCCGCTCAGCACCCGCACTAGGACCGGGTGGCAG CCCGTGCCTGGTATCGGCAGGTGCCTGCGTGCGGGCACCATGGAAGCATCCAGCAGGACCGTCGCCAGCCCAACCCGCAGGGTCCAGACCATCATCCAG AACAGCCCCCTGGACCTGATAGACACAGGCAAGGGGCTGAAGGTGCAGACGGAGAAGCCACACTTGGTGAGCCTGGGCAGCGGCCGCCTGAGCACTGCCATCACGCTGCTGCCCCTGGAGGAAG GGAGGACCACGATTGGCACGGCTGCGAAGGACATCGTCCTTCAGGGCCCTGGGCTGGCACCTGAGCACTGCTACATCGAGAACGCACGGGGGACGCTCACCCTGCACCCCTGTGGCAACGCCTGCACCATCGACGGAGTGAAGATCCAGCGGCCCACGCGCCTCACCCAAG GTTGCACCATCTGCCTGGGCCAGGCGACCTTCCTGCGCTTCAACCATCCTGCTGAAGCCAAGTGGATGAAGAGCATGATCCCGGCAGGGGGCAGGAGCCCCGCAGCCATCTATGGACTGCCAGCAA agcccGAGGCCCTGGTGAACGGCAGCCGCCAGCTGCCCCTGCACGAGCTGGCAGCGGGGGAGCGCGCCCAGCCCAGCCACAGCTCCCTGGTGAGCTCCATCGAGAAGGACCTGCAGGACATCATGGACTcgctggtgctggaggagccGGCGTCCCCTGGCAAGAAGCCGTCTCACCGCGGCCAGTCCCCACTGTGCTCCATGGTGAATGGGGGTGGGCGCTGCCTCCTGTCCCCCCCGCTGAGCCCCGGCGCCACCTCGGGGGGCTCCAGCTACGAGAACGCCTCCCCGCCCTTCTCGCCGCTCTCCTCGCCCACCAGCAGCGGTGGCTATGCCAGCCATTCacccagcagccaggagcaggggccGGCCGTGCCCCCTGTCGTGCCGCTCCGCTCCTCCAGCTACAACCACACCGTGCagccccccccgcagcgcctGCCGGCACTGCCCTATGGGGGCCACGGCGAGACGCGGCCGGCAGAGAGCCCCCGCGCTTGGCAGGCCGTCCCGGacagccccgcggcccccatCTCCATCGGCCTCGGGGAGCACAGGGCAGGCAGCCCCCGCGCCCAGCCGTCTGGGAGCCCCCGCCTGGCCCCCAGGACCCTGGGCTCCTCGGTGCCACGGGCAcgggcagccctgcaggagcggccccccagccccttcagGGAGCCGAGGGACCCCCtagcccccagccctgtccgGCAGCCCGCAGCCAGGGTTCTCCCAGATGCTGCAGGGCCGGCACACGGCAGCCAGAGCAGCcgtgggctgcagccccccgagaGCCCGCGGGCAGCCCGGAGGACTGTGGAGAGCATGCGGGAGCTGCCTCCGCTAAGCCCCTCCTTGTCGCGCAGGGCTGCcagcccccgggcagccccagatgccccctccccacagccccggcTGGGCAGAGAGGTTCCTGGGAGCCCCCGCACCAGGCGCAAGGGCCACGACGAGCCGAGCCCcgcagcagggaggagcagcagggctgggagcccctCGTCTCCGCTGTTGGCAGagccagccccgcgccgccccaGCTTTGGCTCCTGCCTGAGCCCTGCATACAGCCTGGGCTCCCTGGCCATGCCCTCACCCCGGCAGAGCCCCCGCGCCCAGCGGAAGCTGTCGGGGGACATGCGGCTGCCAGCGGGTGTGCGGGAACGCAAGAACAGCATCACCGAGATCAGCGACAATGAggacgacctgctggagtaCCACCGGCGGCAGCGCGAGGAGCGGATGCGGGAGCAGGAGATGGAGCGCCTG GAGCGGCAGCGCCTGGAGACTATCCTGAACCTCTGTGCCGAGTACACCAAGACGGGTGGCGCGGAGCTGGGTGATGcaccccagctcctggctggggaTGTGGATGCTGGCCGGCAGGCACCCAGGGGCGCTGGCACcgcagggctgggctgtgccCCGGAGGAGCTGGGCGTGCTGCGGCAGAGGGAGAGCCTGGAGAGGTCGGATGAGGAGAACCTGAAAGAAGAGTGTAGCAGCACTGAGAGCACCCACCACGAg CATGAGGAGCTGGTGGGCCCCCGGGCCAAGGAGGCACACCGGCTGGAGGAGGAGCGAGCCTGCGTGCTCAGTCGCCTGGACGAGCTGAAAGGCCATGTCAAGgacctggagcagcagctgcaggagatgTTGCGAGAG GCGGAGATTGAGCGGGCTCTGCTGCAGGGCGAGCGGGAGTCGGAGGCGGtgcggctgcagcaggagcaggaggtggtgcagcagctgcaggagaagctCTCCAGCCTGGACGCCAGCATCCAGAAGGAGCGGGACAAG GAAAGGGCAAAGGTTGATGCTGAAAGGAAGGAGCTAGAGAAACTCCGGGCGCTTTACAATGAGTCGAAGAGCCACCTTGATAACTGCCCTGAGTCTATGCGGGAGCAGTTGCGGGAGCAGATGCGAAGG GAAGCAGAGGCCCTGGAGACGGAGACCAAGCTGTTTGAGGACCTGGAGttccagcagctggagagggAGAGCCGGCTCGAGGAGGAGCGTGAGACAcggagccagcagctgctgcagagcagggctgagtACCATCGCAGCATTGCCCACAGGAAG GACCGGGTGGCTGCCCTGGATGCTCAGGCTGCCCAGATCCATCTGCAGAGTGCCCAGGAGGCTGAACGCCTGGCCAAGGAGAGGAACAacgtcctgcagctcctgcagaag GAGAATGAGAAGCTTGTGTCTCTGGAGAGGCGATACCAGCTCGTCACAGGTGGCAGGAGCTTCCCCAAGATGTCATCAGCACTCAAAGAG GTTTATCGTGCCAAAATGGAGGGCGACAGCGGTGCGCTCCCCCCTCGGATGAAGAGCAGCACCCCGTCATCCTCGCAGCTCAATATCGCCATGCTGGGGCGCAGCCCCTCACCCAAG ggccCCCCGCACGCCCAGAGCCACGCAGGCAGCTTGCCACGCAACCTGGCGGCCACGCTGCAGGACATCGAGACCAAGCGCcagctggccctgcagcagAAGG CTGACCCACTCTCAGCAGAGCCCTTGCAGCCAGGCGATGTACCAG GTCAGCAGGTGATCGAGGAGCAGAAGCGGCGCCTGGCAGAGCTGAAGCAGAAAGCGGCAGCTGAGGCTCAGTCACAGTGGGAAGCCCTGCACGGGCAacctcccttccccacctcctaCCCCCCGCTCATGCATCACTCCATCCTCCATCACCACCATGCCCACAGCGTGGGGCCCCGGGCTGAGGAGCTGGACCACGCGTATGACACCCTCAGCCTGGAGAGCTCGGACAGCATGGAGACCAGCATCTCCACAGGCAACAACTCGGCCTGCTCACCCGATAACATGTCCAG CGCAAGCGGGATGGACACAGGAAAGATTGAGGAGATGGAGAAGATGCTGAAGGAGGCGCACGCCGAGAAGTCGCGGCTCATGGAGTCCCGG gAACGGGAGATGGAGCTGCGGCGGCAGGCGCTGGAGGATGAGCGCCGGCGTCGGGAGCAGCTGGAGCGCCAGCTGCAGGACGAGACCACGCGCCGGCAGAAGCTAGTGGAGAAGGAGGTCAAGCTGCGGGAGAAGCACTTCTCACAG GCTCGGCCCCTGACACGGTACCTCCCCATCCGCAAGGAGGATTTTGACCTGCGGCTGCACATTGAGTCCTCAGGACACAGCGTGGACACCTGCTACCATGTCATCCTGACGGAGAAGATGTGCAAGGGCTACCTGGTTAAGATGGGGGGCAAGATAAAGTCTTGGAAGAAACGCTGGTTTGTCTTCGACCGCATGAAGCGCACAGTCTCCTACTACGTGG ATAAACACGAGACAAAGCTGAAGGGTGTCATCTACTTTCAAGCCATCGAAGAGGTTTACTACGACCACCTCCGCAGCGCTGCTAAG AAAGGACTTTTCATCCTCAGCCTGGTGAAT AGCCCCAACCCGGCGCTGACGTTCTGCGTGAAGACCCACGACCGCCTGTACTACGTGGTGGCCCCGTCGGCCGAGGCCATGCGCATCTGGATGGACGTCATCGTGACGGGGGCCGAGGGCTACACGCAGTTCATGAGCTGA